tttaaaaaattaaatacaaaataaatcgTAAATAGATAGCAACATTTTTCAGAAGTGTTTTGAGGTGGAAGAGAGCAAGCGAGCGAGCTTTCCTGCCTGTCTGTCGCTCAATGCAGAGAAAAATTTGTagcaagaaaatatataataaatttcgagagagaagggaggggagggagggaggtgtGCGCATGTGTAGGTAGGTGTGGGTTCTGCTTGGTAATTGagatttttcaaataagaattttaaattttaagattaaatattaaaatattatattttaatatttttattattttaaaatttaaaaaattaaattatttattatattttatataaaaatttataaaaattataataatgaaataaaaattttatatttaaaataaaaaatctcaatgtCTAAATTGAACCTTACTGTCATTCAGTTTGCCCTGGACTGGAATGGTCTGGGCTTGtcccataaaaattaaaaagcaatgaaaattgcaaaaaaaaggaaaagcgGAGAGGGGGGAGTACTTGTAAAGAGCATCTCATCGCATCCGCGTTTTGTTGGGGTTTTCTCTTCTCTCATTAATCCTCTCTGGAGATTCGATAATTCCGATTCAGaatccaatctctctctctctctctctctctcgtttcttTCCAGTTTAACTTCCTCCGATTCAACTAGCCAGGTCGACTCGCTCTACCAATTCCTCACCTAACCTCACCTCACGTTCTCTCCATTTCCAagtgagtctctctctctctctctctctctcacacacacacacacgcacgcGCCTGCGCGCACACATTTTTTCTTGCCCTTTCCACCTGAAAAGAAGAATCATCTCGTATGCTTGGTAGTTGCCGATTCGGTAACATTTTTCCGCAACCATTTCTATGCGTTCGCTTCGGTTATGATTTGGCGAGATTTTGGTGCAACACCTGCAAATCTGTTGATCTGGAATACCGTTTTCGATGATTCCCAAAGATTGACGAGATTACCTTTTAGGAAAACCAGCTGCTGATTGTACTAGCTGTCTTCCGAAGCTACTTGCTTTTATCGATTCCGTAAGATTTAGACGTTCAAGCTTCTGTTTTCTTAGGGTTTTGGGGTTTTTGTATTCCGATGGCGGCGTCGGTGAATGACCATAAGATCGGTAACTTAATATCTGCTTCCAAATCATTGAGACTAAGCTTAGATAAATCAAAGGCCCTGGGGTTAGCTTTAGAGAGATCTGGGCCTAGATTAGAAGAGATTAGCCTGAGATTACCTTCCCTGGGAGCTGCCGTGCGGCCCATTCGAGCAGAAAAGGAAGCCCTTGTTGCCGTCGGGGGCCACATTAACCGTGCGGTAAGCCCTGCCGCAGCGGTGCTTAAGGTTTTTGATGCTGTTCATGGCCTTGAAAAGTCATTGTTATCTGATCCCCGGAACGATCTCCCGGGCTACTTGTCAGTGTTGAAACGCCTGCAGGAGGCGTTGAAGTTTCTGGGGGACAATTGTGGACTGGCAATTCAGTGGCTGGAGGATATAGTAGAGTATCTGGAGGATAATATGGTGGCCGATGATCGGTACCTTTCCAATTTAAAGAGTTCCTTGAAAAATCTTAGAGAATTGCAGAATGATGGGGAGAGGGCACACCTTGATGGTGGACTTTTAGATGCCGCATTGGATAAGTTGGAAAATGATTTCCGGCAGCTCTTGACTGAACATAGCGTGCCACTTCCGATGTCATCATCATCCGCCGTTGTTGAGCAAGCATGCATTGCACCATCACCTTTACCGGTCTCTATTATCCAGAAGTTGCAAGCAATTCTTGGGAGATTAATTGCTAATAACAGACTCGAGAAGTGCATAGTGATCTACGTTGAAGTTCGTAGTTCAAATGTTAGAGCAAGTTTACAGGCTCTTAATTTGGATTACCTCGAGATCTCAGTATCTGAATTTAATGATGTCCAAAGCATAGAGGGCTATATTGCGCAGTGGGGTAAGCATTTGGAGTTTGCAGTGAAGCATTTATTTGAGGCGGAGTATAAGCTTTGTATTGATGTTTTTGAGAGGATGGGATTAGATGTGTGGATGGGTTGCTTTGCAAGGATAGCTGCTCAGGCTGGTATTCTCGCATTTCTTCAATTTGGGAAGACAGTTACAGAGAGCAGGAAAGACCCTAATAAGCTGCTAAAGCTGTTGGATATATTTGCATCATTGAACAAATTGAGATTGGATTTTAACCGGTTGTTTGGTGGAGCAGCATGTGTTGAAATCCAAAACTTGACAAGGGATCTCATCAGGAGGGTGATTAATGGGGCAGCAGAGGTGTTCTCGGAGCTTCTGGGTCAGGTTGAGTTGCAGCGACAGACCTCGCCTCCTTCAGATGGGAGTGTACCAAGATTGGTGATCGTCATTATTGATTACTGTAATAAACTACTTGGGGATGACTACAAGTCAATCTTAACCCAGGTTCTGGTCATTGATCGGAGTTGGAAGCATGAGAAATTTCGGGAGAGGATCCTTATTAGTGAGGTTTTAAACATAATCAAGGCCATTGAGCTGAATTTGGTGGCATGGGAGAAGGCTTATGGGAAGGACCTCATCATATCCAATTTTTTTGCAATGAATACCAACTGGCATTTGTACAAGCACCTGAAGGGAACAAGGGTCGGGGATCTCTTAGGAGACTCTTGGTTAAAAGAACATGAACAGTCCAAGGATTATCATGCAACAGTCTTCTTGAGAGAGAGCTGGGGAAAGCTTCCCAGTCACTTGAGCAGGGAAGGTCTGCTTATGTTCTCAGGTGGACGTGCCACTGCCCGTGACCTTGTCAAGAAAAGATTGAAAGCGTTCAATGAAGCTTTTGATGACATGTACACCAAGCAGTCAAACTGGATTATATTGGACAAGGATCTGAGAGAGAAGACGTGCCAAGTTATAGTGCAGGCAGTTGTGCCTGTTTACCGAAGCTACATGCAGAATTACGGGCCCTTGGTGGAGCAAGATCCAAGTTCCGCTAAGTATGCAAAGTACACAGTGCAAACTTTGGAGAAAATGTTAATGTCTCTTTTTCTGCCAAAGCCGGTGAGATATGGCAGTTTCAAAGGCAGGCAGCCAAGTGGGAAATTCAACAATGGCTTAGCAGATCTTCGTCGCACTGCCTCTGCAGTTGTGTGATTGTCTAGCCTGATTTGGCTTGCCCTGGTTAACCCCCAAGGCTTACCGTGCTTCTATATTCTCCTCCCATTGTTAGATGGCTAGCCAATTACCTGTGTATATATTGTATTACCAAGAGCCATGGAACTTCTGCACAAATATTTCCATTTATTGGATTTATAGAAGGAAGTTCCTCTGAACATTACCATCGCATTGCTTGGATTGTCTCCATTAGAAGGAATTTTTGTAGCTTGTCTGACCGTGatgaagaattttgaatttACTTCCATGCCTGAAGGGTTCTGAAAAGCCATATGAGTGCCAGACATGCCGATAAAAGGTTATACGGCCGTATTGATAAGGTTAGTAGGTAATACTCCCAGCCATAATATCCCCCTCCAATTTTTCCCATCTTCACTGTTGGTTTAGTTTCCAGGTAAAGGCAGcaggaaaaaaacaaatattgtaATCTCTAGAATTCTTATACAATTTCTTGATAAAAAGTTCATCTAGAGGTCTAGCTGTGATTGGAATTCTTTAATTATCAGTTTTTTTGAAAAGGTTGTACATGTTGGGACGTTGCGGAAATGCTTGTCGCTTATGCTACCGGATGCCTACTGTTGTCTGGAACTTGTGTATGATTTTAGTGAAACATCATTGACAATAAAATGGCAATGTCTTACATCCCTacactatttttcttcttctttgttggATAAGTGTCAAGTGATATGAGAGACACAGCTTTGCTTCAATATGCTAGGTTGTTGAGGTTTCCACTCTCAACTCTTGATGCATGCATTGATGATTCCACCATTTCTACTTGTAAAATTGTAATTACTTTTTAGCTTAGCTCGCTTAGCTTCTCCCTCCCTCGAACTTGTTGCTTTCAAGGTGTTGGGCTTAGGTGCGGAGTTGGGTTGACTCTTGATTGTCCTTGTGGACGCCTCTACTGATAATTACTAATTCCTCCCTTCCGGCTccaactttttttcttcttttctgatattttctcaatctcacAGCCCGGTGAGTAAGCCGAGTGGTAACGTATGCACCTCTCACTCAAAAGGTGGGATCCACATTCCCCCATTGGTGAGTGGGAAAATCCCATCACAGAAGTTGAAAACAAGTTTTGTTGCTATTACCCAATGTCAATACCCATGTCAAGCAGCAAAACCGTctgaagttgaaaaaaaaaaaaaaccatgtatCGATAGCTATCTTTATTATCGTCTGTCCATTTGGTGGTAGTTGTGCCATCGGTGGACTTGATGGGTTCTTTGTGGCGTTGATGATGATGTTGCGAAGAGGTTGGATCTGGATAGTAGATGGTTCTTTGATGCTGTGGCTCTGAGGAAGTAACTTAAACTTATAGATATTGATGGTCGAATGGATAAAACTTTCAGCCATCTTGGGGTGCGTTATCTGAGTGTTCTTTGGATATGGTCGTGCTACAATTTGCGCAAGTTGACTCTTCTTTTGCAATTGCCCATATGATGGTCCCGTGCAAGTGGATAGAAGGTTTTGTTAAACAACtcatttcaaactaattattaaactaattattaatgagACTAGatacttttaattaaaaaaaaagaaaagaaaaaaagatcatTTCAATCTACTTCATATATTTCAACCTAAAAAATGAACGTAtctcaatttataaaaaagtttaacttatatgaatgagatttacaaaatattattaattataattcaatttaactcatctcatatctAAACACAATTCAAATGTATACAGTTGGTTTTTCACGTTTGGGCGGCTATGATGTAACAGAGTTGAGAAGCAAAACTCAAATTCAAATACATCCAAGACTGCTAATTTGAACTACTGCATGCCCCATGCCACTTTGGGGGAAACTTAAAACGACTGGGAAAAAGATAACTTTCAATGGGAAAATGGGAAGTGAATCCATCCAATGGACAGTCATCCGTGCGTGACATGAACCATGACGTGAGAGAGGTGAATTTCATTGCCCCCTTCCACGAATCCGATCGAATTCCTTAAAACTGCTTTATATAATTTTCGAAGGACACCGATGtatgaattgaaagatttgattGCGAGTTTACTTGACTTGGAACGTTATAGAAGTGTTCTCGTGTTGCGATAGTTTATTACTTTGCCATGATCACAGATTACAATGTCTTGTACGGAAGCATTTCCTCATCTTCCTTGAAGTAAAatgatcaaaatttaaaattaaaataaaatgatcagtctataatattatatataaaaatgtgcgaatatttaacaaatattaaaaGAGTCTCGGGAGAGAATTCAATGATTCTAGAGACgaatcatatataaaaacaaaatgcaaagacgaggaagaagaaagaaatgatgAAACTTAAATTGAGAGGATGGAGATGGAGCCGCAACCCAATCGTTTTCATACACCAAAAATCCAAATGAGGGATTAGAAAAAAGATGCACTGATTGCGTGTGGGTGTCTGACTCTTCCAACCGATCGGGCTGGGAAGGAACGCTAAATTGTAGATGAAGGTGTCGGAGGATGAATGTGGCTTTAATTTTTCGCTTTCGCCAACACCCTTTGACTTTCTTCAGCAAGATAAGGGCCCTCACAGTAGTGTAGCCCATGATCACGCCTTTGAATATTTGAGTGCGATGcattaatgtttaataaatcTCGATAATGTTAAGGTAATCTAGTTCCTAGTAATTAAGGATCCCtgaaaaattaattgaataatGGTTTGAAATAAAGAAcgttaatttagaataaaaaggaaattaatgtaCAGGGAGTAAGgaagaattatttttaataaaaaattatattatcaaatgaTCAGTGTGTagagtatatataataaatttaaattttttaaagataaaatcatGAGTATTTTCTAACAAAATTGAACTCATGTGCATGTGAGATATTTTAAATCTGCCCCGTTGAATAAATATTCCTTAAAAGATTCTTAAAAATATGCTAAAAGTCATTAAGGTAATGAATCAAACCGAACCATGCACTAATATTAGATTCTCAAATATATATCTAGATTCCTTTGCGCGCATCATACACTTTTCCAACATGCCAAAGATTATACTCTACGTATCGATCGTGTGTATGTGCACCCGCATCTATACGTAGTGTGTAATGTGTATACTGTTACAATAACTATTATGTAGaataactttttatatatattctagccATCAAGTTTCAACCGTTGGCGGGTCATAATATATAGTTTGGAATGCAAGGAATAAACAAAAAGCAATTTGACATTCTTAAATTTAGATCATGACCTAGCAAGTCACGTCGTATTTTCGttcaattacaaatatcatttcgtTGAACTTTCTAGCACAAATATTATCAGTACTAtttctaataactatatttaataattaattactgGAAAGGAACGAAagttgctagctagctagcttgactTCTCATGCATGATTCCACGAAAATCTTGCGGTTGATCATAAGGGAATAAAATATTCCAGGTCCAATATGACCTTTCGAATCTAACTTTAAGGGTAGGCTTCTCATCAAGAGAGAAGTGAGAGAGGAGTAAAAAAAGAGGCAAAAGActagagaaaagaaaggataCTAGGATGAAAAGAGATCAATACGTGACGACATAAAGGAGGGCAGAGATTGTAACATTCATTACATAACATAACGAGGAGGAACGATTGTAACCTTTAGAAAATGTTGATCAGGGCAGAGATCATCTGTTTATCTTTCCGGGCAGCTAGCCTGACAAAAAAGTAAGTGCGAGAT
This genomic window from Carya illinoinensis cultivar Pawnee chromosome 7, C.illinoinensisPawnee_v1, whole genome shotgun sequence contains:
- the LOC122315979 gene encoding exocyst complex component EXO70A1-like yields the protein MAASVNDHKIGNLISASKSLRLSLDKSKALGLALERSGPRLEEISLRLPSLGAAVRPIRAEKEALVAVGGHINRAVSPAAAVLKVFDAVHGLEKSLLSDPRNDLPGYLSVLKRLQEALKFLGDNCGLAIQWLEDIVEYLEDNMVADDRYLSNLKSSLKNLRELQNDGERAHLDGGLLDAALDKLENDFRQLLTEHSVPLPMSSSSAVVEQACIAPSPLPVSIIQKLQAILGRLIANNRLEKCIVIYVEVRSSNVRASLQALNLDYLEISVSEFNDVQSIEGYIAQWGKHLEFAVKHLFEAEYKLCIDVFERMGLDVWMGCFARIAAQAGILAFLQFGKTVTESRKDPNKLLKLLDIFASLNKLRLDFNRLFGGAACVEIQNLTRDLIRRVINGAAEVFSELLGQVELQRQTSPPSDGSVPRLVIVIIDYCNKLLGDDYKSILTQVLVIDRSWKHEKFRERILISEVLNIIKAIELNLVAWEKAYGKDLIISNFFAMNTNWHLYKHLKGTRVGDLLGDSWLKEHEQSKDYHATVFLRESWGKLPSHLSREGLLMFSGGRATARDLVKKRLKAFNEAFDDMYTKQSNWIILDKDLREKTCQVIVQAVVPVYRSYMQNYGPLVEQDPSSAKYAKYTVQTLEKMLMSLFLPKPVRYGSFKGRQPSGKFNNGLADLRRTASAVV